In Deinococcus misasensis DSM 22328, the genomic stretch GAACTCGAAGAGGCCGCCATGGTTGACGGGGCTTCCCCCCTGCAAACCCTCTTCAAAGTGCTGTTGCCCGTGATGGGTCCCGCTCTGGTCACCACCGGACTGCTGGCCTTCATCAACGCCTGGAACGAGTACCTGTTCGCCCTGACCTTCACCTCCGACAACCGCACGGTGCCCGTGGTGATCGCGAACTACTCTGGGGCTTCACAGTTCGAGTTGCCGTGGGCGAACATCATGGCTGCATCGATTCTGGTGACCGTGCCCCTGATCATTCTGGTGCTGATTTTCCAGAGGAACATCATCTCCGGTCTCACCTCTGGTGCCGTCAAAGGTTGAAGCCCAAAAAAACATTCAAAATCATCAGGGGAGGCACATGGCCTCCCCTCCCTTTTTGACCATCACTTTTTGAGGTACATCGCCAATCCCAGAGCCATCAAAGCAAGGGTTGGCAACAGTGCAGAGTAAAGTGACGCTCTGGGGGCCAATCCGAATTGCACAAAGGCAACGGTCATCACCAACAATGCCCCTGCAATGCCCATCAACATGACTCCACTTCGGCGGTTCTTCATCACAGTGTCATCATTGTGGCAAGAGATGACTTACAGAACTCTTGTTTGACTTGTGAAAAGAACCGTGGTTTTCAATCAAAGTGAATGAACTCAAAGGGATGCTCAAGATGTCATTTTGTCATTTGCAAAAACAAAGATCAAAATACAGTTGATCCCCTGTTTGAACCCAGACAACAAAACCCCCGGATTTCCGGGGGTTTTTGGTCAGAAGTGAAAAATCACTTCTTCTTGTTGCGGTAGCTGTCACCAAAGCGTTTGGTGAATTTGTCCACGCGACCTTCGGTGTCCACGAAGCGGTCTTCGCCGGTCCAGAAGGGGTGCACACCA encodes the following:
- the rpmE gene encoding 50S ribosomal protein L31, which translates into the protein MKKNIHPKVVPCKIIYQGQVVMETYSTKPEIHVDVWSGVHPFWTGEDRFVDTEGRVDKFTKRFGDSYRNKKK
- a CDS encoding carbohydrate ABC transporter permease gives rise to the protein ELEEAAMVDGASPLQTLFKVLLPVMGPALVTTGLLAFINAWNEYLFALTFTSDNRTVPVVIANYSGASQFELPWANIMAASILVTVPLIILVLIFQRNIISGLTSGAVKG